The following coding sequences are from one Prochlorococcus marinus XMU1412 window:
- a CDS encoding ribulose bisphosphate carboxylase small subunit: MPFQSTIGDYQTVATLETFGFLPPMTQEEIYDQIAYIIAQGWSPVIEHVHPSGSMQTYWSYWKLPFFGEKDLNLVVSELEACHRAYPDHHVRIIGYDAYTQSQGTAFVVFQGR; encoded by the coding sequence ATGCCTTTCCAGAGCACAATAGGCGACTATCAAACAGTTGCAACCCTGGAAACATTCGGTTTCTTACCACCGATGACCCAGGAAGAGATATACGATCAAATTGCATACATAATTGCTCAAGGCTGGAGTCCTGTTATTGAGCATGTTCATCCTAGTGGAAGTATGCAAACTTATTGGTCTTATTGGAAGCTCCCATTCTTTGGGGAAAAAGATCTTAACTTGGTTGTAAGTGAATTAGAGGCATGTCATAGAGCATACCCTGATCACCATGTAAGAATCATCGGATACGATGCTTACACTCAAAGCCAAGGAACAGCTTTTGTAGTTTTCCAAGGACGTTAA
- the csoS2 gene encoding carboxysome assembly protein CsoS2: MSKKTSREIALERRKAMSDSGKKAAAYSSNTKDRVRSSQDIQISGTQSSSNNQNFSKPSTKHIPKTQINKKSSPTHLSSKELVIERRKAMSTHGKSAITSSDRTRTDVKKESPVNTVKTTTNKNQEVQTSHNIEIKTSKPNVKRRIKQKRKPITNTSRDIVLARREAQSKHGKSATKQNTSAASLARRGDPDLSSREISQRVRELRSKTGATGKKGNGKCRPCGPNKNGAKQNIADASWKVGKSETDSGQLVTGTQANRSVKTTGNEASTCRTVTGTQYMGAEVIDQFCQDRPSYKQPLRSTVTTTTSGNKVTGNEVGRSERVTGDEPGTCKNLTGTEYVSANQSQKYCGDVPKNPSKVKHSTTTDGLKVSGSLPGRSTLVTGDESGSGHQLTGDQYLGSEPNPKGKAFEKVGSYNTLNGNNVTGTGVGRSDHMTGNEHGSCKNVTGDEYIGSQQYEKFCGSKPKPEARKVGLSLSSKSNLISGTMTGRSKIVTGDEPGSCKVLTGTPYAGLDQINENCNNETSEDMKSRATVNSGNNSNARLTGQQPGIGGVMTGAKKGACKNLTGTPYVGGDQFSQACDNSPHDTAYANPEKSSGNPWNEFSVESPSRDKYSEKNTQGVTGNKYENGSKVTGPFDMAVDKVTGTEKFRFEPNKNITYKQKMEIEEADRAAKTPEKRVASRITGEGQSVGNVTGDDWDRGDKVTGTEGASSRKRNPSRAGFMSAMPPMEVKRNEETEKPDFLITGSSGNTREGQLVTFSGGARG; the protein is encoded by the coding sequence ATGTCAAAAAAAACCAGTAGAGAGATTGCACTAGAAAGAAGAAAGGCGATGAGTGATAGCGGCAAAAAAGCTGCTGCTTATTCTTCAAATACTAAAGATAGAGTTCGGTCTTCTCAAGATATACAGATTTCTGGTACTCAGTCTTCTTCTAATAATCAAAATTTTTCTAAACCATCTACAAAACATATTCCAAAAACTCAGATAAATAAAAAGTCTTCTCCTACACATTTATCTAGTAAAGAGTTAGTAATAGAGAGAAGAAAAGCAATGTCTACCCATGGCAAATCAGCTATAACTTCATCCGATAGAACTCGTACTGATGTTAAAAAAGAAAGTCCTGTAAATACAGTCAAAACTACCACAAATAAAAATCAAGAAGTTCAAACTTCACATAATATAGAAATTAAAACATCAAAACCAAACGTTAAAAGAAGAATTAAACAGAAGAGAAAGCCTATTACTAATACAAGTAGAGATATTGTTTTGGCGAGAAGAGAAGCTCAATCTAAGCATGGTAAATCTGCAACTAAACAGAATACCAGTGCAGCTTCTTTAGCTAGAAGGGGAGACCCAGATTTAAGTAGTAGAGAAATTTCTCAGAGAGTGAGAGAGCTAAGAAGTAAAACTGGTGCCACAGGCAAAAAAGGTAATGGTAAATGTAGACCATGTGGTCCAAATAAAAATGGAGCCAAACAAAATATTGCTGATGCTAGCTGGAAAGTTGGTAAAAGTGAAACTGATTCAGGTCAATTAGTTACTGGAACACAAGCGAATAGATCTGTAAAAACTACAGGTAATGAAGCAAGTACATGCAGAACTGTAACTGGTACTCAATACATGGGAGCAGAAGTGATTGACCAATTTTGTCAAGATAGACCAAGTTATAAACAACCTCTTAGATCTACTGTTACCACTACAACATCAGGTAATAAAGTAACTGGAAATGAAGTCGGTAGATCAGAGAGGGTCACAGGTGATGAGCCAGGGACTTGTAAAAATCTTACAGGTACTGAATATGTATCTGCTAATCAATCACAGAAGTATTGTGGTGATGTTCCAAAAAATCCTTCAAAGGTTAAACATAGTACTACAACTGATGGATTAAAAGTATCTGGATCACTTCCGGGTAGATCAACTCTGGTTACTGGAGATGAATCAGGTTCTGGACATCAGTTAACTGGAGATCAATATCTTGGCTCAGAGCCAAATCCAAAAGGTAAAGCATTTGAAAAAGTAGGTAGTTATAACACTCTTAATGGGAATAATGTAACTGGTACTGGGGTAGGAAGATCAGACCATATGACAGGCAATGAACATGGGAGTTGCAAGAATGTAACTGGTGATGAGTACATAGGATCTCAACAATATGAGAAGTTTTGCGGTTCAAAACCAAAACCAGAAGCTAGAAAAGTAGGTTTAAGCCTTTCTTCAAAGTCAAATTTAATAAGCGGGACTATGACAGGACGATCAAAAATAGTAACTGGAGATGAACCAGGTTCATGCAAAGTGCTAACAGGAACACCATACGCAGGCTTAGATCAGATTAATGAGAATTGTAATAATGAAACTTCTGAAGATATGAAATCACGAGCAACAGTTAATTCTGGAAATAATTCAAATGCCAGACTTACAGGACAACAACCAGGCATTGGCGGAGTAATGACAGGTGCTAAGAAAGGTGCTTGTAAAAACCTAACAGGGACTCCTTATGTTGGTGGAGATCAGTTCTCACAAGCATGCGATAATTCTCCACATGATACTGCTTATGCGAATCCGGAAAAGTCATCAGGTAACCCTTGGAATGAATTCTCTGTTGAATCACCATCAAGAGACAAATATTCTGAAAAAAATACTCAAGGTGTTACGGGAAATAAATATGAAAATGGTTCAAAGGTAACAGGACCTTTTGATATGGCAGTTGATAAGGTCACTGGTACTGAAAAATTTAGATTTGAGCCGAATAAAAATATTACTTATAAACAAAAAATGGAAATTGAAGAGGCAGACCGTGCTGCAAAGACACCAGAAAAAAGAGTTGCATCAAGGATTACTGGTGAAGGACAATCAGTGGGAAACGTAACTGGTGATGATTGGGATCGCGGTGATAAGGTGACAGGTACAGAGGGAGCTTCTTCTAGAAAGCGAAATCCATCAAGAGCAGGATTTATGAGCGCAATGCCCCCTATGGAAGTTAAAAGAAATGAGGAAACAGAAAAACCAGATTTCTTGATAACTGGATCTAGTGGAAATACTCGTGAAGGACAACTTGTTACCTTTTCAGGTGGTGCAAGAGGTTAA